In the Malaclemys terrapin pileata isolate rMalTer1 chromosome 12, rMalTer1.hap1, whole genome shotgun sequence genome, one interval contains:
- the LOC128846406 gene encoding zinc finger protein 239-like isoform X4, with translation MERGEELWVPDSQGREEGEMPRDASPDDQASEAGAAQVDGAPKGAQLDICQRSERVRSLRRSGRRSGAGQQPETPTKPVPQPRGAQQRYVCAECGRGFAVSARLVKHERTHTGERPFACAECGKRFTQNANLVQHRRTHTGERPFRCGDCDRRFGTKADLARHRQSHTGERPFRCAECGRGFSQSSNLLRHQRSHTGERPFACQDCGAAFARNAHLAAHCRTHTGERPFRCGQCRERFAQATALIQHRRLHTGERPFECSDCGKGFTRAATLQHHQRLHAGQRPFPCRDCGATFAAHATLRQHRRRHSGEAPFRCAECGRCFAVSSALLRHQHVHTGERPFTCHECGAGFSQSSALVRHQRLHD, from the exons ATGGAACGCGGGGAGGAGCTATGGGTTCCGGATTCCCAGGGCCGTGAGGAAGGAGAGATGCCACGTGATGCCAGTCCAG ATGATCAGGCAAGCGAGGCGGGGGCTGCCCAGGTGGACGGGGCACCCAAAGGAGCCCAGCTGGACATTTGCCAGCGCTCGGAGCGGGTCAGGAGCCTGCGCCGGTCAGGAAGGAGAAGCGGTGCTGGGCAGCAGCCGGAGACCCCCACCAAGCCCGTCCCCCAGCCCCGAGGAGCTCAGCAGCGCTACGTGTGTGCCGAATGCGGCCGCGGCTTCGCTGTGAGCGCCCGCCTAGTGAAGCACGAGCGGACCCACACCGGGGAGCGCCCCTTTGCCTGTGCCGAGTGTGGCAAGCGCTTCACCCAGAACGCCAACCTGGTGCAGCACCGCCGCACCCACACCGGGGAGCGCCCCTTCCGCTGCGGCGACTGTGACCGGCGCTTCGGCACCAAAGCCGacctggcccggcaccgccagTCCCACACCGGGGAGCGCCCCTTCCGCTGCGCCGAGTGCGGCCGGggcttcagccagagctccaACCTGCTGCGCCACCAGCGCTCCCACACCGGCGAGCGCCCCTTCGCCTGCCAGGACTGCGGGGCTGCCTTCGCCCGCAACGCCCACCTGGCGGCCCACTGCCGCACCCATACTGGCGAGCGTCCCTTCCGCTGCGGGCAGTGCCGGGAGCGCTTCGCCCAGGCCACCGCACTGATCCAGCACCGCcggctgcacacaggcgagcgcCCCTTCGAGTGCTCCGACTGCGGCAAGGGCTTCACCCGGGCTGCCACCCTGCAGCATCACCAGCGCCTGCACGCCGGCCAGCGCCCCTTCCCCTGCCGGGACTGCGGGGCCACCTTCGCTGCCCATGCCACCCTCCGCCAGCACCGCCGCAGGCACTCCGGGGAGGCGCCCTTCCGCTGCGCTGAGTGCGGGCGCTGCTTCGCCGTCAGCTCCGCGCTGCTCCGTCACCAGCACGTCCACACTGGGGAACGGCCCTTCACGTGCCACGAGTGCGGCGCCGGCTTCAGCCAGAGCTCGGCGCTCGTCCGCCACCAGAGACTCCATGACTAG
- the LOC128846406 gene encoding zinc finger protein 239-like isoform X3, translating into MQPGCLPGGPVQAALNSRMERGEELWVPDSQGREEGEMPRDASPDDQASEAGAAQVDGAPKGAQLDICQRSERVRSLRRSGRRSGAGQQPETPTKPVPQPRGAQQRYVCAECGRGFAVSARLVKHERTHTGERPFACAECGKRFTQNANLVQHRRTHTGERPFRCGDCDRRFGTKADLARHRQSHTGERPFRCAECGRGFSQSSNLLRHQRSHTGERPFACQDCGAAFARNAHLAAHCRTHTGERPFRCGQCRERFAQATALIQHRRLHTGERPFECSDCGKGFTRAATLQHHQRLHAGQRPFPCRDCGATFAAHATLRQHRRRHSGEAPFRCAECGRCFAVSSALLRHQHVHTGERPFTCHECGAGFSQSSALVRHQRLHD; encoded by the exons ATGCAGCCTGGCTGTCTTCCTGGAGGCCCCGTTCAG GCTGCCCTCAACTCCCGGATGGAACGCGGGGAGGAGCTATGGGTTCCGGATTCCCAGGGCCGTGAGGAAGGAGAGATGCCACGTGATGCCAGTCCAG ATGATCAGGCAAGCGAGGCGGGGGCTGCCCAGGTGGACGGGGCACCCAAAGGAGCCCAGCTGGACATTTGCCAGCGCTCGGAGCGGGTCAGGAGCCTGCGCCGGTCAGGAAGGAGAAGCGGTGCTGGGCAGCAGCCGGAGACCCCCACCAAGCCCGTCCCCCAGCCCCGAGGAGCTCAGCAGCGCTACGTGTGTGCCGAATGCGGCCGCGGCTTCGCTGTGAGCGCCCGCCTAGTGAAGCACGAGCGGACCCACACCGGGGAGCGCCCCTTTGCCTGTGCCGAGTGTGGCAAGCGCTTCACCCAGAACGCCAACCTGGTGCAGCACCGCCGCACCCACACCGGGGAGCGCCCCTTCCGCTGCGGCGACTGTGACCGGCGCTTCGGCACCAAAGCCGacctggcccggcaccgccagTCCCACACCGGGGAGCGCCCCTTCCGCTGCGCCGAGTGCGGCCGGggcttcagccagagctccaACCTGCTGCGCCACCAGCGCTCCCACACCGGCGAGCGCCCCTTCGCCTGCCAGGACTGCGGGGCTGCCTTCGCCCGCAACGCCCACCTGGCGGCCCACTGCCGCACCCATACTGGCGAGCGTCCCTTCCGCTGCGGGCAGTGCCGGGAGCGCTTCGCCCAGGCCACCGCACTGATCCAGCACCGCcggctgcacacaggcgagcgcCCCTTCGAGTGCTCCGACTGCGGCAAGGGCTTCACCCGGGCTGCCACCCTGCAGCATCACCAGCGCCTGCACGCCGGCCAGCGCCCCTTCCCCTGCCGGGACTGCGGGGCCACCTTCGCTGCCCATGCCACCCTCCGCCAGCACCGCCGCAGGCACTCCGGGGAGGCGCCCTTCCGCTGCGCTGAGTGCGGGCGCTGCTTCGCCGTCAGCTCCGCGCTGCTCCGTCACCAGCACGTCCACACTGGGGAACGGCCCTTCACGTGCCACGAGTGCGGCGCCGGCTTCAGCCAGAGCTCGGCGCTCGTCCGCCACCAGAGACTCCATGACTAG
- the LOC128846406 gene encoding zinc finger protein 501-like isoform X1, whose amino-acid sequence MGDACLLPPPPQQDPTRPGCPGFLDGRVPGRSPTGLRGWADVSGLTGSSVVPKCHEINPLNRRPGVAASPSLCRVAALVAHRGAARLPSTPGWNAGRSYGFRIPRAVRKERCHVMPVQGPFAPVQGATHICVSADDQASEAGAAQVDGAPKGAQLDICQRSERVRSLRRSGRRSGAGQQPETPTKPVPQPRGAQQRYVCAECGRGFAVSARLVKHERTHTGERPFACAECGKRFTQNANLVQHRRTHTGERPFRCGDCDRRFGTKADLARHRQSHTGERPFRCAECGRGFSQSSNLLRHQRSHTGERPFACQDCGAAFARNAHLAAHCRTHTGERPFRCGQCRERFAQATALIQHRRLHTGERPFECSDCGKGFTRAATLQHHQRLHAGQRPFPCRDCGATFAAHATLRQHRRRHSGEAPFRCAECGRCFAVSSALLRHQHVHTGERPFTCHECGAGFSQSSALVRHQRLHD is encoded by the exons ATGGGAGACGcctgtctccttccccctccaccccagcaggaCCCCACCCGCCCAGGCTGCCCTGGCTTCCTGGATGGAAGAGTCCCGGGTCGCAGCCCCACAGGGCTGAGAGGATGGGCAGATGTGTCTGGGTTAACTGGCTCCAGTGTGGTGCCCAAGTGCCATGAGATTAACCCCCTGAACAGACGGCCAGGGGTAGCG GCGTCTCCCAGCCTCTGTAGGGTGGCTGCCTTGGTGGCACATCGGGGAGCAGCTCG GCTGCCCTCAACTCCCGGATGGAACGCGGGGAGGAGCTATGGGTTCCGGATTCCCAGGGCCGTGAGGAAGGAGAGATGCCACGTGATGCCAGTCCAG GGTCCCTTTGCCCCGGTGCAGGGAGCTACTCACATCTGTGTCTCAGCAGATGATCAGGCAAGCGAGGCGGGGGCTGCCCAGGTGGACGGGGCACCCAAAGGAGCCCAGCTGGACATTTGCCAGCGCTCGGAGCGGGTCAGGAGCCTGCGCCGGTCAGGAAGGAGAAGCGGTGCTGGGCAGCAGCCGGAGACCCCCACCAAGCCCGTCCCCCAGCCCCGAGGAGCTCAGCAGCGCTACGTGTGTGCCGAATGCGGCCGCGGCTTCGCTGTGAGCGCCCGCCTAGTGAAGCACGAGCGGACCCACACCGGGGAGCGCCCCTTTGCCTGTGCCGAGTGTGGCAAGCGCTTCACCCAGAACGCCAACCTGGTGCAGCACCGCCGCACCCACACCGGGGAGCGCCCCTTCCGCTGCGGCGACTGTGACCGGCGCTTCGGCACCAAAGCCGacctggcccggcaccgccagTCCCACACCGGGGAGCGCCCCTTCCGCTGCGCCGAGTGCGGCCGGggcttcagccagagctccaACCTGCTGCGCCACCAGCGCTCCCACACCGGCGAGCGCCCCTTCGCCTGCCAGGACTGCGGGGCTGCCTTCGCCCGCAACGCCCACCTGGCGGCCCACTGCCGCACCCATACTGGCGAGCGTCCCTTCCGCTGCGGGCAGTGCCGGGAGCGCTTCGCCCAGGCCACCGCACTGATCCAGCACCGCcggctgcacacaggcgagcgcCCCTTCGAGTGCTCCGACTGCGGCAAGGGCTTCACCCGGGCTGCCACCCTGCAGCATCACCAGCGCCTGCACGCCGGCCAGCGCCCCTTCCCCTGCCGGGACTGCGGGGCCACCTTCGCTGCCCATGCCACCCTCCGCCAGCACCGCCGCAGGCACTCCGGGGAGGCGCCCTTCCGCTGCGCTGAGTGCGGGCGCTGCTTCGCCGTCAGCTCCGCGCTGCTCCGTCACCAGCACGTCCACACTGGGGAACGGCCCTTCACGTGCCACGAGTGCGGCGCCGGCTTCAGCCAGAGCTCGGCGCTCGTCCGCCACCAGAGACTCCATGACTAG
- the LOC128846406 gene encoding zinc finger protein 501-like isoform X2, whose translation MQPGCLPGGPVQASPSLCRVAALVAHRGAARLPSTPGWNAGRSYGFRIPRAVRKERCHVMPVQGPFAPVQGATHICVSADDQASEAGAAQVDGAPKGAQLDICQRSERVRSLRRSGRRSGAGQQPETPTKPVPQPRGAQQRYVCAECGRGFAVSARLVKHERTHTGERPFACAECGKRFTQNANLVQHRRTHTGERPFRCGDCDRRFGTKADLARHRQSHTGERPFRCAECGRGFSQSSNLLRHQRSHTGERPFACQDCGAAFARNAHLAAHCRTHTGERPFRCGQCRERFAQATALIQHRRLHTGERPFECSDCGKGFTRAATLQHHQRLHAGQRPFPCRDCGATFAAHATLRQHRRRHSGEAPFRCAECGRCFAVSSALLRHQHVHTGERPFTCHECGAGFSQSSALVRHQRLHD comes from the exons ATGCAGCCTGGCTGTCTTCCTGGAGGCCCCGTTCAG GCGTCTCCCAGCCTCTGTAGGGTGGCTGCCTTGGTGGCACATCGGGGAGCAGCTCG GCTGCCCTCAACTCCCGGATGGAACGCGGGGAGGAGCTATGGGTTCCGGATTCCCAGGGCCGTGAGGAAGGAGAGATGCCACGTGATGCCAGTCCAG GGTCCCTTTGCCCCGGTGCAGGGAGCTACTCACATCTGTGTCTCAGCAGATGATCAGGCAAGCGAGGCGGGGGCTGCCCAGGTGGACGGGGCACCCAAAGGAGCCCAGCTGGACATTTGCCAGCGCTCGGAGCGGGTCAGGAGCCTGCGCCGGTCAGGAAGGAGAAGCGGTGCTGGGCAGCAGCCGGAGACCCCCACCAAGCCCGTCCCCCAGCCCCGAGGAGCTCAGCAGCGCTACGTGTGTGCCGAATGCGGCCGCGGCTTCGCTGTGAGCGCCCGCCTAGTGAAGCACGAGCGGACCCACACCGGGGAGCGCCCCTTTGCCTGTGCCGAGTGTGGCAAGCGCTTCACCCAGAACGCCAACCTGGTGCAGCACCGCCGCACCCACACCGGGGAGCGCCCCTTCCGCTGCGGCGACTGTGACCGGCGCTTCGGCACCAAAGCCGacctggcccggcaccgccagTCCCACACCGGGGAGCGCCCCTTCCGCTGCGCCGAGTGCGGCCGGggcttcagccagagctccaACCTGCTGCGCCACCAGCGCTCCCACACCGGCGAGCGCCCCTTCGCCTGCCAGGACTGCGGGGCTGCCTTCGCCCGCAACGCCCACCTGGCGGCCCACTGCCGCACCCATACTGGCGAGCGTCCCTTCCGCTGCGGGCAGTGCCGGGAGCGCTTCGCCCAGGCCACCGCACTGATCCAGCACCGCcggctgcacacaggcgagcgcCCCTTCGAGTGCTCCGACTGCGGCAAGGGCTTCACCCGGGCTGCCACCCTGCAGCATCACCAGCGCCTGCACGCCGGCCAGCGCCCCTTCCCCTGCCGGGACTGCGGGGCCACCTTCGCTGCCCATGCCACCCTCCGCCAGCACCGCCGCAGGCACTCCGGGGAGGCGCCCTTCCGCTGCGCTGAGTGCGGGCGCTGCTTCGCCGTCAGCTCCGCGCTGCTCCGTCACCAGCACGTCCACACTGGGGAACGGCCCTTCACGTGCCACGAGTGCGGCGCCGGCTTCAGCCAGAGCTCGGCGCTCGTCCGCCACCAGAGACTCCATGACTAG
- the LOC128846406 gene encoding zinc finger protein 239-like isoform X5 produces MPVQGPFAPVQGATHICVSADDQASEAGAAQVDGAPKGAQLDICQRSERVRSLRRSGRRSGAGQQPETPTKPVPQPRGAQQRYVCAECGRGFAVSARLVKHERTHTGERPFACAECGKRFTQNANLVQHRRTHTGERPFRCGDCDRRFGTKADLARHRQSHTGERPFRCAECGRGFSQSSNLLRHQRSHTGERPFACQDCGAAFARNAHLAAHCRTHTGERPFRCGQCRERFAQATALIQHRRLHTGERPFECSDCGKGFTRAATLQHHQRLHAGQRPFPCRDCGATFAAHATLRQHRRRHSGEAPFRCAECGRCFAVSSALLRHQHVHTGERPFTCHECGAGFSQSSALVRHQRLHD; encoded by the exons ATGCCAGTCCAG GGTCCCTTTGCCCCGGTGCAGGGAGCTACTCACATCTGTGTCTCAGCAGATGATCAGGCAAGCGAGGCGGGGGCTGCCCAGGTGGACGGGGCACCCAAAGGAGCCCAGCTGGACATTTGCCAGCGCTCGGAGCGGGTCAGGAGCCTGCGCCGGTCAGGAAGGAGAAGCGGTGCTGGGCAGCAGCCGGAGACCCCCACCAAGCCCGTCCCCCAGCCCCGAGGAGCTCAGCAGCGCTACGTGTGTGCCGAATGCGGCCGCGGCTTCGCTGTGAGCGCCCGCCTAGTGAAGCACGAGCGGACCCACACCGGGGAGCGCCCCTTTGCCTGTGCCGAGTGTGGCAAGCGCTTCACCCAGAACGCCAACCTGGTGCAGCACCGCCGCACCCACACCGGGGAGCGCCCCTTCCGCTGCGGCGACTGTGACCGGCGCTTCGGCACCAAAGCCGacctggcccggcaccgccagTCCCACACCGGGGAGCGCCCCTTCCGCTGCGCCGAGTGCGGCCGGggcttcagccagagctccaACCTGCTGCGCCACCAGCGCTCCCACACCGGCGAGCGCCCCTTCGCCTGCCAGGACTGCGGGGCTGCCTTCGCCCGCAACGCCCACCTGGCGGCCCACTGCCGCACCCATACTGGCGAGCGTCCCTTCCGCTGCGGGCAGTGCCGGGAGCGCTTCGCCCAGGCCACCGCACTGATCCAGCACCGCcggctgcacacaggcgagcgcCCCTTCGAGTGCTCCGACTGCGGCAAGGGCTTCACCCGGGCTGCCACCCTGCAGCATCACCAGCGCCTGCACGCCGGCCAGCGCCCCTTCCCCTGCCGGGACTGCGGGGCCACCTTCGCTGCCCATGCCACCCTCCGCCAGCACCGCCGCAGGCACTCCGGGGAGGCGCCCTTCCGCTGCGCTGAGTGCGGGCGCTGCTTCGCCGTCAGCTCCGCGCTGCTCCGTCACCAGCACGTCCACACTGGGGAACGGCCCTTCACGTGCCACGAGTGCGGCGCCGGCTTCAGCCAGAGCTCGGCGCTCGTCCGCCACCAGAGACTCCATGACTAG
- the LOC128846539 gene encoding zinc finger protein 345-like, with product MNESKERVPRLDGIGPESEEGVPQTDGAMSESEEGAPCLDGIGTESQEGAGTVEPQGDACWSEQLTEGQQGTGRFEVGPTICAECGESFGDDVALLAHRGAPCSGAVAKPFGCSGCGRRFSRSSNLLRHQRVHTGERPFTCADCGRCFSQSAHLAKHRRLHGTAGLPTPPAERSYSRSPEFLRFQRAHAGQRPFACPDCGKRFSAGSSLVQHQRIHTGERPFPCPDCGKRFLRAPDLALHQRIHTGERPFPCPDCGRRFIRGPDLALHRRTHTGERPYQCSQCGRRFSRGPGLLLHQRTHTGERPYQCTQCGRRFSRRSNLGRHLTTHSMLRGDPTPGGEPSAETLRQQGIPAEGEESQGLKGQSSEAVTQQGIPAEGEESQGLKGRSSEAVTQQGIPAEWEEFQGLKGRSSEAVTQQGIPAEGEESQGLKGWSPGSLVAPLGQRHGCPDCGKGFAQRSHLLVHRRVHTGERPFPCPECGKRFRQSSVLARHRRTHTGERPFACGDCGRCFAESAVLLRHRAVHSGERPYCCMDCGRGFSLRANLLQHRRLHARRPHVCTDCGKAFSEAAALAAHRGTRHGAGKPFACTGCGKHFGRSSTLARHRRIHAERPHECTRCGRRFGESAELAQHLRVHSETPYECARCGERFAQSHALIAHQTFHAEPSHGQRHTAHAHQSPLAKHGDSVLPKSPALSHQRLHTG from the coding sequence ATGAATGAGAGCAAGGAGAGGGTACCCCGCCTGGACGGGATTGGGCCAGAGAGCGAGGAGGGGGTACCCCAGACAGATGGAGCCATGAGTGAGAGTGAGGAGGGGGCTCCCTGCCTGGATGGGATCGGGACGGAgagccaggagggggctgggacagTGGAGCCGCAGGGGGACGCTTGCTGGAGCGAACAGCTGACTGAGGGGCAGCAGGGCACCGGGCGCTTCGAGGTGGGACCAACAATCTGTGCCGAGTGCGGGGAGAGCTTTGGGGACGACGTGGCCCTGCTGGCCCACCGGGGGGCGCCCTGCAGTGGTGCGGTGGCGAAGCCGTTTGGCTGTTCCGGCTGTGGGCGGCGGTTCAGCCGCAGCTCCAACCTGCTGCGCCACCAGCGGGTGCACACAGGCGAGCGCCCCTTCACCTGTGCTGACTGTGGCCGGTGCTTCAGCCAGAGTGCCCACCTGGCCAAGCACCGGCGCCTCCATGGcaccgcagggctccccaccccgccAGCGGAGCGCAGCTACAGCCGCAGCCCCGAGTTCCTGCGGTTCCAGCGGGCCCACGCCGGGCAGCGCCCATTTGCCTGCCCCGACTGCGGCAAGCGCTTCAGCGCTGGCTCCTCCCTGGTGCagcaccagcgcatccacacgggcgagcgccccttcccctgccccgacTGCGGCAAGCGCTTCCTGCGGGCCCCAGACCTGGCGCTgcaccagcgcatccacacgggcgagcgccccttcccctgccccgacTGCGGCCGGCGCTTCATCCGTGGCCCCGACCTGGCGCTGCACCGGCGCACCCACACTGGGGAGCGCCCCTACCAGTGCAGCCAGTGTGGGCGCCGGTTCAGCCGCGGGCCTggcctcctgctccaccagcgcACGCACACCGGGGAGCGCCCCTACCAGTGCACCCAGTGCGGCCGCCGCTTTAGCCGCAGGTCCAACCTGGGCCGCCACCTGACCACCCACAGCATGCTGCGGGGGGACCCCACCCCAGGGGGAGAGCCCAGTGCAGAGACCCTCAGGCAACAGGGAATCCCTGCAGAGGGGGAGGAGTCCCAAGGGCTAAAGGGGCAGAGCTCAGAGGCTGTGACCCAGCAGGGAATCCCTGCAGAGGGGGAGGAGTCCCAAGGGCTGAAGGGGCGGAGCTCAGAAGCTGTGACCCAACAGGGAATCCCTGCAGAGTGGGAGGAGTTCCAAGGGTTGAAGGGGCGGAGCTCAGAGGCTGTGACCCAGCAGGGAATCCCTGCAGAGGGGGAGGAGTCCCAAGGGCTGAAggggtggagcccaggctccctggtGGCTCCCCTGGGGCAGCGCCACGGCTGCCCGGACTGTGGAAAGGGCTTTGCCCAGCGCTCACACCTGCTGGTTCACCGGCGGGTGCACACCGGGGAGCGCCCCTTTCCCTGCCCGGAGTGCGGCAAGCGCTTCAGGCAGAGCTCGGTGCTGGCCCGCCACCGGCGCACCCACACGGGGGAGCGCCCCTTCGCCTGCGGGGACTGTGGCCGGTGCTTTGCGGAGAGCGCAGTGCTGCTCCGGCACCGGGCCGTGCACTCCGGCGAGCGCCCCTACTGCTGCATGGACTGCGGCCGGGGCTTCAGCCTCCGTGCCAACCTCCTCCAGCACCGGCGGCTCCATGCCCGGCGCCCCCACGTCTGCACTGACTGCGGCAAGGCCTTCAGCGAGGCCGCAGCTCTGGCCGCCCACCGCGGAACCCGGCATGGGGCCGGCAAGCCCTTCGCCTGCACTGGCTGTGGCAAGCACTTCGGTCGCAGCTCCACGCTGGCTCGGCACCGGCGCATCCACGCTGAGCGGCCCCACGAATGCACCCGCTGTGGCCGCAGATTTGGGGAGAGCGCTGAGCTGGCGCAGCACCTGCGAGTGCACAGTGAGACCCCCTACGAGTGCGCCCGATGCGGGGAGCGCTTTGCCCAGAGCCATGCACTGATCGCACACCAGACCTTCCACGCTGAGCCAAGCCACGGACAGCGCCACACTGCCCATGCCCACCAGTCCCCCCTCGCCAAGCATGGGGACAGCGTCCTGCCCAAGTCCCCAGCTTTGTCCCACCAGAGACTCCACACGGGATAG